DNA sequence from the Oncorhynchus clarkii lewisi isolate Uvic-CL-2024 chromosome 9, UVic_Ocla_1.0, whole genome shotgun sequence genome:
TTTATTTACTCATTAGCTGTCTGGCTCAGAGGCTACCAGGTGAAGCAGTTCAGGTCCTTGAAATCATTGCTCCACAGTCAGATGTGACTCCTCTATGTCCTCTGTCTTTATGCCAGcaaagtgggagagggagggacagacagagggacaaggggtgagagagaaaatgGATGAATTAagtagtgagagagaaagggacagttatgcgggggagagagaggagcgggtgCCTAAGAGAATGGTCTGAAGGTGATAACGTGCGGCAGGACCCCTCTGGGTACAACTAACCATAGTGCTGTTGCGTGCATGCAGATGACTCTATCCTTCAGCACCCAGTCTAGCCTCCTACATTTCCtatctctgtcttttctctctctctctctctctctctctctctctctctctctctctctctctctctctctctctctctctctctctctctctctctctctctctctctctctctctctcaggcatcGATCAATTACAATGCACCACCATTCTCCACCTCTGTGTCCAAAACCCTTTAACACAACAGCAGTTAATTTCACACAAATCAGGCATTTGGTGGGATGTCCAATGGGGAACAGGGACTGATAGGTGGGCGTTAGTAGGAAGGTCACCTATGAGCCATCATAATGGACCGATCAGAGATGTGCTTGGAGAACAGAATGAGTGAATTAGTGGGAGACAGGATGTCTGGCAGATACACTAGAGACTGTTGACTATGTCTAGTCCTCACCCTGATGATGCTTTTAGTCTCATttcatatatattatatacattcAGAGGAGATATACACCACATGTTTATGAGGGGCCACTGGTGGTTTAATTCAATATTTTGATTGAATAATACATTCAGTGTATAAGAATCTTGTATTTTACATTCCACATATGGATGAGATTGAAGGTGCAAGTGACCGTTCAGTGTCAACGGGCTTTGCCAATATGTGTAATAAACCAGACAGACTGATTTGTCCATACTTGATTCTGCTCACAGATTATTCTCAATGTGTGGTGACAGAGGAATCGAATGCCTCTCTGTTGCCCTCTGGTGGCTTTAGATGTGGCCTAATATGTCATGCTTTTGCTATTGTGTTCACTCACTGACATCTTTGTATTTACTGTTGTCAAATTATTACTTATTCTTATATACATTTCAGACTAGCAACAGTGACATAACGCCTCTTTATTATACAGACAACACTTTAACAGCAAGAGGAATGCAGATCATAAAGAACTTGTAATGTTTTAtacaaaatgtaaaatacaaaAGACAATAATCATACAAAATAAAAACGTAGTATCTTGGATACCTGTAAACTCATATGCCTACTAAACAACagttttaaaaaaatctatataaaaGTGTCAATATAAAACATTTGCTAAACAACATTCTATAAAAAATCATCTGTGGCACGCCAGTTTGTTGAAACATTGCCTGTTTGTTTCTATCGTCTCCAGCTCACCCACCAACCATTTGGGGCTCAAGATAATTGTTCATTATCACTCAGTACAGAACTCTGGCCTCCCTCTTACAGTAATAGATTTCATGACAGGTTACTGGTCTTCTCTTAACTGTTCTGGCTCTAGGAGGTACAGGCTCTGCTGGGTGGGCTCTGCATTCCACGTGCAGTTCCTGAGTTCCTGTCTCAGCTCAGACAGCTGGTGAGCGTGATTAGTGAGGGTACCGTTGACCTGGGACACGTATCCATCTGACTGCCTCTCCAACTCCGCCCTGATCCTCTCCAGATCCTTGGCCAGGTGACTGAAGCCCTTACACTGGCCCTCCACGCTGGCCACGCGGccccccacctccaccacctccttttGGACTCCAAGCGCAGTGGAGCGGCAGCCCTGCACCTCCCCGGCCAGCCGCCTCCTCAGTTCCTGGAGCTCTCCCTTCATCCGGGTCAGCTTCTTCTCACCCACCCCCAACATGGAGGCCTGGCGCCCCAAAAGCTGGACCACACCCTTCACCTGCTGGGCCAGGCGCTCTTCCCGCTCCTGCCAGGTGGTGTTGGCGCGCCCCACATCCTGGACCACCAACCCTACAGAGTCCTTCAGGCCCTTCAGGGTGAGGTTCATGGAACGGGCATTGAACTTGAGAAGCATGATTTCACCCTGGACTgagctcccctcctctccctcctggtGGTCTTCCCTCTGGGACAGTCTGGTCAGGAGGCTCTGCAGGGTGACATTAAGGCTGTTCAGACGGTTATTCTCCATGTCCAGGAgaccattctcctctcctcctcctgtcttatCCTCCTCCACCCTGTGAGTGTTTGATGTGGCTTCGTCTCCCTGGAGAATGGGCTGAGAGGAAGATGTGCAGAGTAGTTCCAGGCCGCTCAGCTCTTTCTGCACTTTGTCCACATGCACCTCTAGCCTCCTCCTGAGGGACTCCACCTCTGTCTCCAGTGTGGGCATGACATGGCCCTCCAGCAAGGCAGGGGCTGTAGCATTCTCCAGATCCCCCAACGCTGTCAGCAGACGACCCTCCAGAGCCTTCAGCTTCCCCTCCAGACGGGCCTCCAGGCTGCCTGCCCCGACCTCTCCCTCTGAGCTACTGCCCTGGACCCCACCACTACCACTGCTGCTAGTGCTCCCACCCCTGACCTTTCCACATTCAGTCAGGTTGAGCTTGGCCTCCACGTCCTCCAGTCTCCCCTCCAGCATTGCCTCTACATGGGCCTTGTGCCCACCCAGCTCCACTCCCAGGTGCTCCTGGGACTGGTTGAGGCCTGCCACCAACTGTTCCAGCAGATGCACCCTCTCACCTAGGCCAGTGACTCTACCACAGCAGCCCTCTCTCAGGTCATGTCCCTGGATCTGAGTCTGCAGGTATCCAAGCTCCTTCCTAAGCCCAGTGGCGCTGACCTCCAGGGCCAGCTCCATTAGATCCTGTCTCTCCTGCTGCTCCCTGTGGCACTGTCGACTCACCTCCCTGGCCCTCTCCCCACAGCGGCTCTCTGCACTCTCGATACACTTCTCAAACTCCCCCAGGATCTCCGTCCGGGCCCCGCCAAGCTTGGCATCCACCAGATCCTCCATTGCCTTCTGGGTGTCTCTCGTTTCGGCCTTTGTCAAGCTATCTGCACCACCTGACATCTTCTTGAGGGTTCCGTCATGCCTGATCACACTGCCTCTCAGCTCCTCCAGCTCAGCAGCCTTGGCCTGTAGCTCAGTCCGGAGCCCCTCAACCCTCCCTGTCAGCTCGCTCAACCCTGGGAAAGTCTGGCCCACATCCAGCCCCTCTGCATCGGGGTCTCCTCCAGGGATGTCTGCAAAGCCTACAGTGGAGTGGGGGGAAGAGGACAGAGCGGGGGCGGGGACAGGGCTTGGTGCTGCAGACAGCAGGGAGGAGAACATCCTGTTGGCGTCCTCCCATAGTGAGGCGCGCAGGCCATCCTCGAGTCCGTTCACTGTCCCCCTAAGCGTCTCCAGACCCTGGGACAGCCTCCGCACGTCCTCCTCCATCCGGTCCAGACGCTCAGTAGACTCACTATCCACTGTGTCCCGAGGCTGGCCTACAGAGGGGAAAATAATGTTACAGACACAATCATACTCAGGGACTGGtacagggagagagcgagagaaaatgtAATGTAAGAATACATTTTCATTTTAAGGATGTTAAGTCTTTGAAGAATGTTGCCAAAATCAATGGAATTTCAGGACAGTTAAGCACTCTAGATACATATAGATATTAACTTTAAAGCCAGCAGTAGAGGACACAATGTTAGAATCTTATTAATATTGAATGTAATATTTATGTTGTGTTGCAGTACAGAATATGCATTGGAATAACACTCCCAGTCTCACCATCCATTTCTTGGCTGCCAGCAGGGGGAGCTGTTGCATCAGTGACGGGCTCCAACTCTGAGTGAAAAGGATGATCAGTGAGGTCTGGGTGATCAGGATGATCTGGTCCAGGCTGCTGGTGATTGTTTGGCTCCAGATATGGTTCAGGCTGGTGATGGTCTGGCTCATGGTGGTCTGGCCCCTGGTGGTCTGGTTCAGGCTGGTGATGGTCCGGCTCGTGGTTGTCTGGCTCCTGGTGGTATGGCCCCTCCTGGTCTGATTCAGGCTGGTGATGATCCGGCTCGAGGTGGTCTGGCCAGTGGTGGTCTGGTTCAGGCTGTTGGTGGTTTGGCCCCTGGTGGTCTAGTTCAAGCTGGTGATGGTCTGACCCCTGGTGGTCTGGTTCAGGCTGGTGGTGGTCTGACCCCTGGTGGTCTGGTTCAGGCTGGTGGTGGTCTGAACCCTGGTGGTCTGGTTCAGGCTGGTGGTGGTCTGACCCCTGGTGGTCTGGTTCAGGCTGGTGGTGGTCTGATCCCTGGTGGTCTGGTTCAGGCTGGGGGTGGTCTGAAACCTGGTGGTCTAGTTCAGGATGGTGATAATCTGACCCCTGGTGGTCTAGTTCAGGCTGGTGGGGGTCTTGCCCCTGGTGGTCTAGTTCAGGATGGTGATAATCTGACCCCTGGTGGTCTAGTTCAGGCTGGTGGTAGTCTTGCCCCTGCTGGTCTAGTTCAGGCTGGTGATAGTCTGGCCCCTCATGGCGGTCTGGTTGGTGGAGGTGCTGTGGCCCAAAGGTGTAAGGCTTGGAAGATGACCCTCGGTAGGAGGGGTGGGTCAGAGGAGGCCCAAAGGGACGTTTAAGGTAGGACTTGACGTTGCTGGGAGGAGGGCCTTTTGCTTTCACTGGGTATGACTTCATAGGAGGAGGTCCCTTCATGGGAGGGCCCTTGGTAAGCATTGGGTACGATTTCATGGGAGGATGGCCCTTGCTCTGACTCCAGGGGTTTCCTTTAATGGGTGGGCCTTTGAATGGTGGGCCCTTGAATGGAGGCATCGCCTTAATTAGGTGTTGGTAGGCTGGGGGTCCCTCCATGCAGCCGTAGCCAGAGTATCCTGGACAGCAGCGCCATTCCAGCTCAGTGAGAGTCTTATGGGCAACTTTATAGACAGGCTTGTACATCACATGATATCTGAGGGTTGATGAAAGAAACAACATAAGCACAAGCAACTACCAAGCTGACACCTGTGAACGGTGAGAGGAGAAGTTACAGCCCTATTTTCATACCCTTTTCATATGGCAAGAGCAGCAGAACTAATAATCTGGGTTGTTTTTACAGCAGTTTTACAGCAGTAGTCCTCGATGTAGATGTGGCAATAACAGTAGTAATGGTGGAGGCCGTAGGCCTATTTATGATACAATCTGTAATAGTTATATCATGTAGTATCAATTATGAAGATGAACTCACATGAGGGTTGGACACTTCTGACCCCAGGCACACTTGTTGTACTGAGCTTTGACATAAGGAGCTACCCCATCCTGCATGGTGAATGAAACAGTCTTCTCAACAACGTAGGCACAGTGGTTTCTGTCAGAGAGAAAAGAATGAGAGAATAAGATCACACACTTTAGATAAGATTcttaaacttgcacctttttCTAAACCTAAAAACCCTCTTGCATTTCCCACTGGCTTAGATATTaaaatgaaaacaaaaacaaacagactgctaCACAGTAAGTTAACCAGCTTTAACTGAGCATCAAAAGCAAAGCTAATGTCCAGCGCCACCTCCCCAGAGGGAACAGCCCAGTTTATGTTCAGAACGAGTACTCACTTGAGCCTGCTGGTGGGCTTCCCATGGACATAGGGATGAGGATTGGGCCCAGCCTTGTAGAGGATGTACTGGGAGGGTCTGTAGAACTTGGCATCAGCCAGAGACAGAGTGGCTgacaggaggaggatgggaggtaATGCCACTGCAATGTGCATCGTTGCTCCCACTCAAGGAAAGGTAGAcgaaaaaataaaatgaaaa
Encoded proteins:
- the LOC139416679 gene encoding EMILIN-3-like, translated to MHIAVALPPILLLSATLSLADAKFYRPSQYILYKAGPNPHPYVHGKPTSRLKNHCAYVVEKTVSFTMQDGVAPYVKAQYNKCAWGQKCPTLIYHVMYKPVYKVAHKTLTELEWRCCPGYSGYGCMEGPPAYQHLIKAMPPFKGPPFKGPPIKGNPWSQSKGHPPMKSYPMLTKGPPMKGPPPMKSYPVKAKGPPPSNVKSYLKRPFGPPLTHPSYRGSSSKPYTFGPQHLHQPDRHEGPDYHQPELDQQGQDYHQPELDHQGSDYHHPELDHQGQDPHQPELDHQGSDYHHPELDHQVSDHPQPEPDHQGSDHHQPEPDHQGSDHHQPEPDHQGSDHHQPEPDHQGSDHHQPEPDHQGSDHHQLELDHQGPNHQQPEPDHHWPDHLEPDHHQPESDQEGPYHQEPDNHEPDHHQPEPDHQGPDHHEPDHHQPEPYLEPNNHQQPGPDHPDHPDLTDHPFHSELEPVTDATAPPAGSQEMDGQPRDTVDSESTERLDRMEEDVRRLSQGLETLRGTVNGLEDGLRASLWEDANRMFSSLLSAAPSPVPAPALSSSPHSTVGFADIPGGDPDAEGLDVGQTFPGLSELTGRVEGLRTELQAKAAELEELRGSVIRHDGTLKKMSGGADSLTKAETRDTQKAMEDLVDAKLGGARTEILGEFEKCIESAESRCGERAREVSRQCHREQQERQDLMELALEVSATGLRKELGYLQTQIQGHDLREGCCGRVTGLGERVHLLEQLVAGLNQSQEHLGVELGGHKAHVEAMLEGRLEDVEAKLNLTECGKVRGGSTSSSGSGGVQGSSSEGEVGAGSLEARLEGKLKALEGRLLTALGDLENATAPALLEGHVMPTLETEVESLRRRLEVHVDKVQKELSGLELLCTSSSQPILQGDEATSNTHRVEEDKTGGGEENGLLDMENNRLNSLNVTLQSLLTRLSQREDHQEGEEGSSVQGEIMLLKFNARSMNLTLKGLKDSVGLVVQDVGRANTTWQEREERLAQQVKGVVQLLGRQASMLGVGEKKLTRMKGELQELRRRLAGEVQGCRSTALGVQKEVVEVGGRVASVEGQCKGFSHLAKDLERIRAELERQSDGYVSQVNGTLTNHAHQLSELRQELRNCTWNAEPTQQSLYLLEPEQLREDQ